In one Mycobacterium sp. NBC_00419 genomic region, the following are encoded:
- a CDS encoding cysteine dioxygenase, which translates to MSLSSSARAVTHFPSVLPAVSAPTRLRLPDLLHTTDLFADAVLRGEHDALMPAGGPPTDGRWYTRLHADDELDVWLISWVPGHTTELHDHGGSLGALTVLSGALHEYRWDGQDLRRRRLDAGDQAAFPLGWVHDVVGAPALADPDTATLSVHAYSPPLTAMSYYEVTERNTLRRTRTELTDGPEGS; encoded by the coding sequence ATGTCGTTATCGAGCTCAGCTCGTGCCGTCACCCACTTCCCGTCAGTGCTTCCCGCGGTGTCCGCGCCCACCCGGCTGCGGTTACCGGACCTTCTGCACACGACCGACCTGTTCGCCGATGCCGTGTTGCGCGGCGAGCACGACGCGCTGATGCCAGCGGGCGGTCCGCCGACCGACGGACGGTGGTACACCCGGCTGCACGCCGACGACGAACTCGACGTCTGGCTGATCAGCTGGGTGCCCGGCCACACCACCGAACTGCACGACCACGGCGGGTCCCTCGGGGCGCTCACCGTGCTGTCGGGTGCCCTGCACGAATACCGTTGGGATGGGCAAGATCTGCGCCGCCGTCGCCTCGACGCCGGCGACCAGGCGGCCTTCCCGCTGGGCTGGGTGCACGACGTGGTGGGGGCACCGGCCCTGGCCGACCCGGATACTGCGACGCTGAGTGTGCACGCGTATTCGCCGCCGCTGACTGCGATGTCGTATTACGAAGTCACCGAGCGCAATACGCTTCGGCGGACCCGCACCGAACTGACCGACGGGCCGGAAGGGTCGTGA
- the lpqV gene encoding lipoprotein LpqV, which yields MRRDRCRSLTAAAIVVVALNAALMACSSGGGGNATSKAPVPSSPAEEQGAPAEPIGVSPNGVTTRIDVPAESTEEQYAQACMATKSWMESHGGDPTTLVETKLKELQASTEPSPQTFNSTWAQLSTAQQAAVIIAVRAASQGGC from the coding sequence ATGCGCCGGGACCGATGTCGTTCACTGACTGCTGCCGCCATCGTGGTGGTGGCCCTCAACGCCGCCTTGATGGCGTGTTCGTCGGGGGGCGGCGGCAATGCCACGTCCAAGGCCCCGGTGCCGTCGAGTCCAGCCGAGGAGCAGGGCGCACCGGCCGAGCCGATCGGGGTGTCACCTAACGGGGTGACCACCCGGATCGACGTCCCCGCCGAATCCACCGAGGAGCAGTACGCGCAGGCCTGCATGGCCACCAAGAGCTGGATGGAATCCCACGGCGGTGATCCCACGACATTGGTGGAGACGAAGCTCAAGGAGTTGCAGGCCAGCACCGAGCCGAGTCCGCAGACGTTCAACAGCACCTGGGCCCAGCTGTCCACCGCGCAGCAGGCCGCGGTGATCATCGCGGTACGGGCCGCCTCGCAGGGCGGGT